A genomic window from Panthera tigris isolate Pti1 chromosome B4, P.tigris_Pti1_mat1.1, whole genome shotgun sequence includes:
- the LOC122240498 gene encoding uncharacterized protein LOC122240498 isoform X2, which produces MSLHSRLPPRIAAPSRAISSVRRESVSATALGKSFFPDHPEPLERVEKRCPEGGFCPRSAFLEVLPSATRVLGRRSNGPTAKPLPKPCPAPEATPPFPATLRHTPPGDALRPPTTRL; this is translated from the exons ATGAGCCTACACTCTCGCCTGCCTCCCCGCATCGCCGCCCCGAGCCGGGCCATCTCCTCCGTAAGGCGGGAGAGCGTCAGTGCCACCGCCCTGGGCAAGAGCTTCTTCCCAGACCACCCGGAGCCCCTCGAGAGG GTTGAGAAGCGGTGTCCAGAAGGGGGCTTCTGTCCACGGTCGGCCTTCCTCGAG GTCCTGCCGTCAGCCACGAGGGTCCTTGGACGGAGATCTAACGGTCCCACCGCCAAACCTTTGCCCAAGCCGTGCCCTGCACCCGAAGCCACGCCTCCTTTTCCTGCCACTCTCCGGCACACTCCCCCAGGCGACGCGCTTCGTCCACCCACCACGCGCTTGTGA
- the LOC122240498 gene encoding uncharacterized protein LOC122240498 isoform X1 codes for MPGPPLGSGHRGRPGPCPGEHSFPQAWPPSPRQLGGLWGQESKELERDSLLRRQPWGKLDREGANERMLWGPETEGGLGPGLRLEASPTCVAFAAQRLRSGVQKGASVHGRPSSRSCRQPRGSLDGDLTVPPPNLCPSRALHPKPRLLFLPLSGTLPQATRFVHPPRACDAVTFDGYRTWPGGALVCESGCKQGARLCLSGAPATLGLTLSGGPLGPGILEGAPWLCQP; via the exons ATGCCTGGCCCTCCTCTAGGCTCAGGACATCGCGGCAGGCCCGGCCCCTGCCCTGGGGAGCACTCATTTCCCCAGGCCTGGCCACCTTCACCACGCCAGCTCGGAGGCCTCTGGGGACAGGAAAGCAAGGAGCTGGAGCGGGACAGTCTTCTGAGGCGACAGCCGTGGGGGAAGCTGGACAGGGAAGGTGCCAACGAGAGAATGCTTTGGGGCCCTGAGACAGAAGGAGGGCTGGGGCCGGGGCTCCGTCTGGAGGCGTCACCCACCTGTGTGGCCTTTGCGGCCCAGAG GTTGAGAAGCGGTGTCCAGAAGGGGGCTTCTGTCCACGGTCGGCCTTCCTCGAG GTCCTGCCGTCAGCCACGAGGGTCCTTGGACGGAGATCTAACGGTCCCACCGCCAAACCTTTGCCCAAGCCGTGCCCTGCACCCGAAGCCACGCCTCCTTTTCCTGCCACTCTCCGGCACACTCCCCCAGGCGACGCGCTTCGTCCACCCACCACGCGCTTGTGACGCTGTAACCTTTGACGGTTACCGGACGTGGCCCGGAGGAGCCCTGGTCTGTGAGAGCGGGTGCAAGCAGGGTGCTCGGCTCTGTCTCTCAGGTGCACCTGCTACCCTCGGGCTCACCTTGTCTGGAGGGCCTCTGGGGCCAGGAATCCTTGAGGGAGCCCCTTGGCTCTGCCAGCCGTGA